The sequence CAAGGCTACGGGCATGGTTGGGGTTTGCTCGACCATGGTGCGAATGACGGTAGTTTGATGGCGTTCGCCCCAGCGTTCAGCAATATCGCGCATGGCTTGCTCGATCGCGGCGCGTTTGCCACCTAAGCCACGGCCAAGCTTGAAATTACAGCGTGAGGCAATATCAAACAACAATGGGCCACTAGCTTCAATCGAGGCTAAGGCAAAACAACGAATCAACACATCAGCAGGAATTGCATTTGAGGGAGTGTAGAGCGTGAGCCATTCGCCCAATAATTCAGGTTGCGAAGCGGCATAGGCCAAGGTTAGCACATTGCCAATTGAGCTTTGGGCCACCGCATCATTGGTGCTCGAATCGTACAACTGACGCATAGCGCTAATTGCTTCATCGCGGCGGGTGGTGGTTAATTCAGCACACAAGGCATAGAGCCGCATAATTCGAAAGAGCTGAATCGCTCCGCTCTCATCGCCAGCCAACCAAGCAATATAATTCCAACGTTGTTCGGGGGTTAATGAGGCATAGGTTGGCGAATAGGTAAAATAGCCGCCCCACGTCACCCGTCCACCAGTCGGACGCATCACCGGAAAACGCACCAAATCGAGCATAATCCGCGTATCCAACATAAAACGCCCAGGCTGTTGATTAATGTGCACTCCAACCAACGAACGGATACTCTCAGCCATCCGCTCAAATGTAGCCCGATCTTCAGCAGAAAGTGTACGTTGTGGAATCGCGCGAGTAGTGCGTGCCATCGTGGATTATGTCACCTCAAAGTTAAACATCAGCGCATATTGTAGCATATTTCTGCCCACTCGTCAGGCTTAACAGATTGGGTTGAGCTTATTCGGCTTGCAAGCCAAGCGCAACCATAGGATAGGCGGCGTTGGGTAGCCACAAAACCCGCACGCGATAGCCTTGATATTCAATCACTTGACCAAGTGTTGCAGTTTGTTTTAATTCTGGCACGCTGCTGCTAACCCAAAAACTCAATTCAACTTGGGCATTGGCAGGGTCATAATCACCAATTGTAATTGTCAGATAACCATCGCCAACGCTACTATTGGCAGGCGCAATCAATAATTGTTCTTGACCAAGGGCTTCAATTGGCAAAATAGGCGCTTGTTCAGCGGTTAAACGAATGGCCACTTGAATTGAATTTTGCTCGATTGACAACAATTGCACTTGATAATTTGCGACCGTAATCGTCTGATCAAGCATTAATTTGGTGTGATAATTAAAAATCGCTGGCTTGGTTAAAAAGCGAATGCGCACACCAATTGGTTGCTGCGGCTGATCAGCAGCATATAAAATTTGCAAAACACCAAGATTCAAGCCTTCGATATGCAAATCTGTGCCTTCGCGCAAGGTCACCACGGTTGCTTGATCAATCGCTAACATTGAAGTTTCCTGTTCTGGGTCGGCCAACGGATCTTGCTTGGCCTGACAACCCATCAATAACACGATAATCCAGCCCAATAAGCAGCAAAAACGCATGCAACCCCCGCCAATTAATCAATTGGATTGGTTATAACAACATTAAACACCTGCTCAAGATCAGCATAATCGACGGTGACTGGTGGTTCATCCCACGACCATGGATTGCGCAAGGTCACCCGATTGCGCTGTTGATCGATATGGCTCACATAGTAGGCATGCTTCGGTTGCAGTTGTTTATTGATAAACGCTGGTTGATTAACACTTGGATCGCTTGGATTAGGCGTGCCAAAGATAATCGCCTGCTGATTATTATGCATCGTGGCTAGTTGATGAATGCTGTAGGTTTGAGGCTCGTTAATCACGCTACGTTGACCAGTAATCGCCTCTAGCACATCGGCAGGGTTGCCACCTTTGTTGAGCGTGCTATACATATCAATTGGATTGCTGCTTTGACTCAAAAATTGGGCGTAGGCTTTTTCCATAATCGCTGGCCATAATTCGCGTTTGCCATCCAATACTTCTTGATTTTCGTGGATGTAGGGCTGCGTGCCATCAGCCAGCACTGGAAATTCAGCAGTCACGGTGATTTTCACCGGATCAAAGCCATTATCAAACCAATTATTTAAACGATTAAAGCGCGTATCAGCTTCACGCTGATAAAACGTGACGGTATAGGTGCCATCGCCATTATCTTCAATCGCATTGCGAATCACATCGGGGTTATTTTGGGCCACCGCCGCCAGCGAAGCCACCACAAAACAATTACCAATCTGGCCTTGATCAGCATCGCTGGGGTGGATACCTTGGCGCATATCAGCCCCGCCAGCTAAATATAATTCACCCTCAACTGGGCGCATTTCGCTAATTTCGAGATAGGCTTCTTTATATTTGCCTACCTGATCAGTTGTTTGATTGAGCACCACTTCGGCTCGAAACAAGCTAGCGGCTTCGCGTTCAGCTTCGTGCAACACGCCGCTCAATTCAAGGCTGATTTGCTTGGCGGTGCTCAAAACAAGCGTTAAGCGTTGCAACGCGGGCAGTAGTTCGGTTTGATATTCGTTAGCAAAAGCCGTTGCCGCAGCGCCTTGCCAGGCCCCAGCAATTAACGGCTCAGCAACCTGTTGAATTTGCAGGCGAATCGTTTGGACTTGCTCGGTTTGGCGCTGAAATCGCTGGGCAACCTGCTTGATCAGGTCATAATCAATTTGGACAATCGGGGCTGGCATCGCAACATCCTTCTAGTTGGGGCAATGCACAGAACTCTTGCACGACCCTCAATTCAACACAGCCCCACTATACGCTACAACGCCAGCCCAAGAATTAAAGCTGAGTTAAGATTTATGCGCCAAACGCCGCAAGGGCACAGGCTGATAGATCGTCGCTAGCATGCTCAAACTAAACAGCAATGCCGCCAAGCCATGGATACTAGCCCCAAACACCAGCAACCAGCGTGCCCAAGCCAAACCAGCGACTAATCCGGCCCAACCGAGATCAATCATTGCTACCGCGCTAATCGCCAAAAACACCTGCCAATTAGCAATATTGGCCAAGCCCAACGGTCGCCCCATAAAGCGTGGAATCATAAAATAGGCCATTCCATAAATGAGAATCGTCGCAAAGCCCGCTAGATTCGATTCAACATGGATTGGGCGTAACTGTGCACCCAAAGCCCGATCAAAGGCAAAACTAATACCCAAACCAATCCCTACTGCCAAATAAAATACTGCTGCACGAATCGACCACATGGTCAAGGGGCCGATGCGGCGTGGTTGCACAATACTCAATTGGCTTGGTTGCTTGGCAGGCGGAGTAGCTAAGGCCGGAATTAACAGCCAAACACAACACGCTAAGGCCGCTAAAATGAAACTGGCCCCAAGCGCAAAGAGGCCAGGCAGATCAAAGCCCAAGCCAAACACAATGCTCAGCAAACCAAGATGATGCAAGCTCAAGCCCACTTTTAGCCAACGCGGATCACGGGTTGCTTGGCCCGACCAACGCGGCAAGACATGGCAGGCCACACCAATAATCATCAACATCATCCAACTAAGGGTCAATAAATGCTCAGCGCTCAACAGCCAACGGGCATGGATCAAGCCAAATTCGCGGGCTAGAATTAAGCTCAGCGCTAGGGGCAAGCTAGCTCCAGAGGTTTTCGTGGCGAGGGTCGAGAGTTTATCAACCTGTTGTTGCAAGGGTGATGATGGCATGCTTGGGCGCAATTTTGGGCTGCGCAACAGTTGCATAATATTCCACATAAATAAACAACTGCCTAGCCACTCCAAACCCAAGCCTAAGCGATAACTGAGTTGGCTATACCAAACCAAGCCACTGCTGGCCAGCACGACACCCAAACTCCAAACCAACCAATGCAACTCCAACCACGTCGGTTTGGGGAAATTGCGGCCACTAAATACCGGAGTTGTGTGGTAATTCACCGCAAAAATACTACAACTGATCCAGCCATACAGCAGCAGATGCACCCAAGCATCCCAGCGCTGTGGGCCAGCCGCCGTCAAAGCCATATGCACAATCGTCGCCAGCAACAAGGCTACCAAGCCACTCAGCCAAAATAATTTACTATGCCGCGCCATCATTATCACTCCATCAACTAGCAATTCTTAGGCTAGTGTACGGAGATTGATCGATCTGCACAGCGATATTTCTCACATGGCATTATGCTTGGTGATTGTGGGAAACAGGCCAGCCCGCCGTTGATGGCAACTAAAATAGATCAATTCGTCGCTGGTAGCTTGGATTGAACGGGCTGCACCACGCGGCACACAGACGATCGAGCCAACGCCAATTGGCTGTTGCACCAAATCGATCTCCAAAATAGCCGTGCCTTCGAGCACAATCAACAGCACATCAACTTCGTGATTTTGGTGATTGGGAATGCCATCGCCAAAACGAAAACGCAGCAAATTGAGGTTAAGTTGATCGGTGGTGTAGCTCCACAACGGGCCATCAAGCTCGCTTTGGTCGCGCAGTTGAGCCAAATCCAAGGGCGGAAAGGTACCAACAATCAATTGGGAAAGTAATGCATGCATTGGGCAAATTCCTTGTACTATGGTGGCAGTCCAGTTCTAGTGCAACGAGGATACGCTGATGGATCGAAATGTTTTATTTGCCCATGTCAGTTTCACTCGCGATCTATCGCCAACGATTATTGCTGCGCTGAGCAGCCATGCTAATGAACAAACCGTCGAGCGTGGCCAGATTATCACGCTGGAGGGCGACCCCGCCGTAGCAATGTATCTGGTGTATAGCGGGCGGATTAAGGTTGTACGTCATTCAATCGAGGGCCGCGAGCATATTTTACACGTAGTTGAGGCCTACGATCATTTTAATACAGTCCCGATGTTTCGTGAAGCCCGCTGCCCAGCCACCAGCGAAGCCTTAGTTACCAGCCAATTATTGGCAATTCCGCGTGAACATATCCGCCAAGTCGCCCAGCAACACCCTGAATTAGCCTTGGCAATGTTGGGCGAATTCGCCAACCGTTTGCATAATTTGGTTGGCTTAGTTGAAAATTTGGCCTTACATACGGTCAACGGGCGTTTGGCGCGTTTATTGTTGCAACAAGCTGCATTAGCCGAACAAAACCCTAATCTCGCGCCCTTGACCCAAGCTGAAATGGCTGCGCATATTGGCTCAGTGCGTGAGATGGTCGGGCGTGCCTTGAAGGCCTTTGATGCGCAAGGCTTAATTCGGCTTGAGCGCGGCATGATCGAAATTATCGATCCCCAAGGTTTAGCTGCCCAAGCTGAGCTTTAGTTAATGGCTGGCTGCTTGGGGCAAAGCGAATCGCGAACGAGCGGCTAATCGCTTCGGTTGGGCAGGCTATTTCGCAGCGATCGCAAAAGGTACAGGCTTCGGGCTTGACTAAGACCGCATGCTGTTGCTCAATTGCCACTGCGGCTGTTGGGCAAACATGTTCACAGGCACCACAGGCAATACAACGTTGCAAATTAATCACAGGTAATACCATCACCAACTCCGATCGGTAGCAGGCAGTCAGAGCATAAACTCTAGCTGCCTGCATATTCAAGCTCAACTAGTTTTTGGGGTCGCCATCGCCTGCTTGGAATAACCCCAAAGCTCCGCGCCCGACAAAGTTGAAAGCGTGGGTCACAATGGGATATAAGCCATCTTCAGCAGTCGCAAATTCGACAATTGCGCCTTGGGCTGGAGCCAAATCGACAGCTTGTGAACCATAGCCATTGGCAGTTTCAGGCCGTAATTGTACGCCTTCTTTGATCACAGTGTTGAAAATGGTACCAACCACGTGGAACGAGCTATCGATGCTTGGCCCAGCATTCAGCACAAATACCCGCACACTTGCGCCAGTTTTGACTTCCAATGGATGATCTTTATATTGGTTGGCAACGCCGTTGAAGACCACATATTCTGGGGCTGGAGCGGCTGAAGCAGCTTTTTCGAGGCTGACTAAATCGCCTTGAGGGCCGAGATACCATTCGCTTTGCACCAAGGCAAATTCATGATCAACTGCTGGCAAGCCTTCCTTAGGTTCAACAATCACCATCCCATACATCCCATTGGCAATGTGATGCAGCGCGGGAGTTGTACCACAGTGATACATCCAAACCCCAGCATAATTGGCTTTCCATTCGTACATCTTATCTTCACCAACATTGATCGAGGTCATTTCGTCGTTCCAAGCAACCTCGCTGGAGTGAAAATCGATTGAGTGTGGCACTTTGTTGGAGCTAGGGTTGCTAAGGTGAATCCGCACAGTATCGCCGACCTTCACCCGAATGACCGGACCTGGCACTGTGCCGCCAAATGTCCAAACATGCTGGACATAGCCTGGAGCCACAGTCATTGGTTTTTCTTCAACCACTAATTCAACATCATGCACCGTACCTTCCAAGGCAGTTGGCGCTTTAGCATCGTGCAACATATATTCAGGAGCCGACTCATCGGCGGCAATATCGCTCTCTGGCGCAGGCCCGCTATGGTCATCCATCATGGTTGGGGTAACTGCGGCTGCATCAGCCGAGGCAACTTGAATTGAGCCTTTCATGCCCGCAGCTTCGTGGCCAGGTACAGCACAAATAAATTTCATGCCCTCAGCCGGAATTGTGACCTCGCCAGTCACTGTTTCGTTGGCTTTAGCACTAATAACGGTGCCATCAGGAAAGGTAATATCGTGAGGAATCACCCCATCATTGACTAATTTAATTGTATATACGCCAGCACTTGGCACTGTGAGATTCTGTGGTTTGAAGCCCATATCAAACGAATGAATTTCCAACACTTCTTGGCTGGTTGGTTGGCTAGCTTGTTGACTCACAACTTGGCTTTCGGGCTTAGCCGAAGCGGTTGGGGCAAGGCTACTCGTTCGTGTAGCTTGATCGCTACATGCGGCAATACTTGCTAACAATAGACTAAAAATCACTACCATAGTGAATGATCGGCGGTTCATTGCGATGCTCCTTGCTTGAAAGCGAACCATCAATCGATGCTGGGGATCGCCAGTGATCGATATGCAATTTGGATGTTGGCCAGCCGTTGTAATTACATAGCGCTAGCTTAGAACCTTACAATTGGTTTGGCTGCGACTTTTCTCGCATGCTGCCTAGATAGCTGCTTGTGAGAAAAGTCGCTGCTCAACAGTTCTGTCACGGGTATGCTAGACCTAGCTTAATTGTTGCAAGGAGCATTAAATTTATGTCAACTACAACTGTAACCCCACAGGTTATCGCCGAAAGCACTCTCGCCGCATTAGCCGAAGCCCACCCCGACGTTATGGCTGTTTTACGTCAACATGGCTTTGATTTGTGTTGCGGTGGCGGATTAAGCCTGAGCCAAGCCGCCCAAGCCCATCAAGTTGAGCTAGCGCCGATCGTCGCCGATTTAACCGCCATTTTGGGCAAAACAGCCTAATTTCGAGGAGCCAGGATCATGCCAACACTTGCTCGTTACTATATTCGCACGGCATTTGTTTGGCTGGTGCTGGCGTTTGGTTTAGGCAGCGCCATGCTCACTAGCCAACTGTGGGGCTTCAAAACCAATCCGTTAGCAGCTTTGCAAATTGTGTTTTATCACGCATTGATGGTTGGTTGGGTTACTCAGTTGATTGTGGGCGTGGCGATTTGGCTGTTTCCAGTGCATACCCGTGAGCAGCCACGTGGCAACGAACGAATTGCTTGGGCTGCGTATATCACCTTTAATCTTGGGCTTGGGCTGCGTAGCGTGGTTGAGCCAATGCTGCAATGGCAACCAAGCCCAATCGTCAGCTGGGCGGTGGTCGTTGCGGCAATCTTGCAAGTCGGCGCATTATGGCTAATTTTGCTGATGCTTTGGCCACGGGTCAAGGGCAAAGCGGTCAAAGCCAAATAGGCGAGGGAAGTATGCCGAAATTTAGTCAAATCAGCATTCGAGCTGCCCTGCTCTATTTGGTGATTGGCGGCAGCGTTGGTGGCATCTTATTGGTAAGCAAGGCATTTGGGGTTTGGCCATGGATTTGGTATTGGCGCACCGCCCACATTCATGCCATGCTAGTGGGCTGGCTACTGAATTTAATTTTTGGCGTAGCCTTTTGGATTTTGCCACGGCTTGATGCCAATGGCTGGCGTGGTTCGCCGTGGCTGGTTTGGTCGGCCAGCGGTTTGCTGCATATCGCGCTAGCAGTGCTGGTTTGGGCCAGCATTTGGCCATGGTCAGCAGCAATTTTTATTGCGAGCGGCCTTGAATGTGCAGCGGCAATTGCCATGGCTTGGCATTGCTGGCCCCGTTTACAACCATTAATAATTGAGCCAATTCTGCACCAAAAGCTTAAATAATATGCTATGATGCCACTAGTTTTGGTGGAACAAGCTCATGGCACATGCAGGCCAACAATTGGGACAAACCATCCGTCGCAGCAAACTCAGCCGTTGGGGCTGGTT is a genomic window of Chloroflexota bacterium containing:
- a CDS encoding WXG100 family type VII secretion target — translated: MPAPIVQIDYDLIKQVAQRFQRQTEQVQTIRLQIQQVAEPLIAGAWQGAAATAFANEYQTELLPALQRLTLVLSTAKQISLELSGVLHEAEREAASLFRAEVVLNQTTDQVGKYKEAYLEISEMRPVEGELYLAGGADMRQGIHPSDADQGQIGNCFVVASLAAVAQNNPDVIRNAIEDNGDGTYTVTFYQREADTRFNRLNNWFDNGFDPVKITVTAEFPVLADGTQPYIHENQEVLDGKRELWPAIMEKAYAQFLSQSSNPIDMYSTLNKGGNPADVLEAITGQRSVINEPQTYSIHQLATMHNNQQAIIFGTPNPSDPSVNQPAFINKQLQPKHAYYVSHIDQQRNRVTLRNPWSWDEPPVTVDYADLEQVFNVVITNPID
- a CDS encoding cupin domain-containing protein, translating into MHALLSQLIVGTFPPLDLAQLRDQSELDGPLWSYTTDQLNLNLLRFRFGDGIPNHQNHEVDVLLIVLEGTAILEIDLVQQPIGVGSIVCVPRGAARSIQATSDELIYFSCHQRRAGLFPTITKHNAM
- a CDS encoding Crp/Fnr family transcriptional regulator; amino-acid sequence: MDRNVLFAHVSFTRDLSPTIIAALSSHANEQTVERGQIITLEGDPAVAMYLVYSGRIKVVRHSIEGREHILHVVEAYDHFNTVPMFREARCPATSEALVTSQLLAIPREHIRQVAQQHPELALAMLGEFANRLHNLVGLVENLALHTVNGRLARLLLQQAALAEQNPNLAPLTQAEMAAHIGSVREMVGRALKAFDAQGLIRLERGMIEIIDPQGLAAQAEL
- a CDS encoding 4Fe-4S binding protein — protein: MVLPVINLQRCIACGACEHVCPTAAVAIEQQHAVLVKPEACTFCDRCEIACPTEAISRSFAIRFAPSSQPLTKAQLGQLNLGDR
- a CDS encoding multicopper oxidase domain-containing protein, yielding MNRRSFTMVVIFSLLLASIAACSDQATRTSSLAPTASAKPESQVVSQQASQPTSQEVLEIHSFDMGFKPQNLTVPSAGVYTIKLVNDGVIPHDITFPDGTVISAKANETVTGEVTIPAEGMKFICAVPGHEAAGMKGSIQVASADAAAVTPTMMDDHSGPAPESDIAADESAPEYMLHDAKAPTALEGTVHDVELVVEEKPMTVAPGYVQHVWTFGGTVPGPVIRVKVGDTVRIHLSNPSSNKVPHSIDFHSSEVAWNDEMTSINVGEDKMYEWKANYAGVWMYHCGTTPALHHIANGMYGMVIVEPKEGLPAVDHEFALVQSEWYLGPQGDLVSLEKAASAAPAPEYVVFNGVANQYKDHPLEVKTGASVRVFVLNAGPSIDSSFHVVGTIFNTVIKEGVQLRPETANGYGSQAVDLAPAQGAIVEFATAEDGLYPIVTHAFNFVGRGALGLFQAGDGDPKN
- a CDS encoding DUF542 domain-containing protein, coding for MSTTTVTPQVIAESTLAALAEAHPDVMAVLRQHGFDLCCGGGLSLSQAAQAHQVELAPIVADLTAILGKTA